In the genome of Sardina pilchardus chromosome 14, fSarPil1.1, whole genome shotgun sequence, one region contains:
- the LOC134100725 gene encoding bile salt-activated lipase-like: MAMLGFLLAAALCLGSAAGASLGTVLTEGGMVSGDNYAVSGLFHYMDVYKGIPFAARPGLFEKPQPHPGWDGVLKATKYSNRCLQLNLLQTGTMGDEDCLYLNVWVPQGMGSVNTNLPVMVWIYGGGFLLGGSMGANFLDNYLYDGEEIANKGNVIVVTANYRVGALGFLSTGDAGIPGNYGLWDQHAAIAWVHRNIKAFGGDPDNITVFGESAGGASTSFQLITPMNKGLIRRGISQSGVSLCPWAINRNPRAFAELVAQRVGCPIDDTMAACLKMTDGAALTLAGSLDIHGSAATPIVNNLALSPVIDGDFLPDEPANLFVNAADRDYIIGANDMDGHLFTGLDVASVNQPLQATPVEELKTLLASLTKDKGQRAADLAYNEYTYTWGDQAKPTREEIKRAIVDAETDYIFLIPTQAALYQHATVATTGRTYSYLFTQPSRMPIYPSWMGADHADDLQYVFGKPFATPLGYWPKHRDVSRYMIRYWTNFAKTGDPNKGESVPVNWPAFTTANHEYVDINHDMGRNSVKQKLRLRFVNYWTNTFANMPTLVQ; this comes from the exons ATGGCTATGCTGGGATTTCTGCTGGCTGCAGCCCTTTGTCTGGGATCTGCAGCTGGTGCCTCT ttggGAACTGTGTTGACTGAAGGTGGCATGGTCTCGGGAGACAACTATGCTGTTTCTGGACTCTTCCACTACATGGACGTCTACAAGGGAATCCCCTTCGCTGCTCGTCCTGGTCTCTTTGAGAAGCCCCAACCCCACCCTGGCTGGGATG GTGTTCTGAAAGCCACAAAATACAGTAACAGGTGTCTGCAGCTCAACCTCCTTCAGACGGGCACAATGGGTGATGAGGACTGTCTCTACCTCAACGTCTGGGTACCCCAGGGAATGGGAT CGGTCAACACCAACCTCCCTGTCATGGTGTGGATCTATGGAGGTGGTTTCCTGCTCGGTGGTTCCATGGGAGCAAATTTCCTTGACAATTATCTGTACGATGGAGAGGAGATCGCCAACAAGGGAAATGTCATTGTGGTGACAGCAAACTACCGCGTGGGAGCTCTGGGCTTCCTCAGTACTGGAGACGCCGGCATCCCTG GTAACTACGGCTTGTGGGATCAGCATGCTGCGATTGCCTGGGTGCACAGGAACATCAAGGCTTTTGGTGGAGATCCCGACAACATCACCGTCTTTGGAGAGTCTGCTGGAGGCGCCAGTACCAGCTTCCAG CTCATTACTCCCATGAATAAGGGGCTCATCCGCAGAGGCATCTCCCAGAGTGGAGTGTCTCTCTGCCCCTGGGCCATCAACAGGAACCCCAGGGCATTCGCTGAGCTG GTTGCCCAAAGGGTGGGCTGCCCAATTGATGACACGATGGCAGCTTGTCTGAAGATGACTGACGGTGCAGCTCTGACTCTTGCTGGCTCTTTGGATATACATGGGTCTGCAGCCA ctccTATTGTCAACAACCTGGCCCTCTCTCCTGTCATCGACGGAGACTTCCTGCCTGATGAGCCTGCTAACCTGTTCGTCAATGCCGCAGACAGGGACTACATTATCGGTGCCAATGACATGGACGGCCACCTCTTCACTGGTCTTGATGTGGCCTCTGTCAATCAACCTCTTCAGGCAACACCTGT TGAGGAATTGAAGACCCTCCTGGCTTCCCTCACCAAAGACAAGGGACAGCGTGCTGCTGACCTGGCCTACAATGAGTACACCTACACTTGGGGGGACCAGGCCAAGCCTACCAGGGAGGAGATAAAGAGGGCTATTGTGGACGCAGAGACCGACTACATCTTCCTAATCCCCACTCAGGCCGCTCTCTACCAACACGCCACCGTTGCCAC AACTGGCCGTACCTACTCCTACCTGTTCACTCAGCCTTCTAGAATGCCCATTTACCCCAGCTGGATGGGGGCAGACCACGCTGACGACTTGCAGTATGTCTTTGGCAAGCCCTTCGCCACCCCTCTGGGATACTGGCCCAAGCACCGTGATGTCTCCAGATACATGATCCGCTACTGGACCAACTTTGCCAAGACCGG AGACCCTAACAAAGGTGAGAGTGTTCCTGTGAATTGGCCTGCATTTACCACAGCGAACCATGAGTATGTCGACATCAATCACGATATGGGCCGCAACTCTGTCAAGCAGAAGTTGAGGCTTCGCTTTGTCAACTATTGGACCAACACTTTCGCCAACATGCCCACCTTGGTGCAGTAG